Proteins from a genomic interval of Yarrowia lipolytica chromosome 1E, complete sequence:
- a CDS encoding uncharacterized protein (Compare to YALI0E31196g, weakly similar to wi|NCU03263.1 Neurospora crassa NCU03263.1), whose translation MTPPDEQVTLLDKNPLQCLTQMSDPHFASGNQNQEVGHSGGRPETYLDNDQSQSSKSQGFVDGVMSSVGMGNGDDSKTNNNNNNNNNNNSNQGAQRASEDSSNPSLGDMPGRVSHKIRDHIAPNAAVVDANKKPGLSKKDRPAGTAFPVAGVANQNAVDPKKAHHQQNSVPNKVDDTHINSQERTAEQKAGAIAVPDNKLPGNAAYQKNYTPMDRKATADEFDLIQGGPGVPGLSSRIEAEGEDKGKVSDSIDGAYIEKMAAKNMEKNQIPEPKKLGWKQMGGWSEEMGITSDEQADDLITKSTLLEEYIANKFYGDWYHNIACIVVTGVLSFLVAKLGGGTAWLILVLAVTGTYYRTSIRRLRRNVRDDITREAAVKRIESEEETMEWLNLFMVKFWVIYEPVLAATVVQIGNQVLAGSTPGFIESMAIESFTLGTKPPRVDHVRTFPKTEDDVSIMDWKFSFTPNDTEDLTARQLKNKVNPKVVLSVRIGKGVVSKSLPILLEDMSFSGHVRIRIRMMTLFPHIQTVDISFLEPPDFDFVLKPIGGETLGFDINVIPGLTSFIHEMVHANIGPMMYAPNAFQLNVQQMLSGSALDSAVGVLAITVYRAGNLKGSGRIGNTVDPYIIFWLKNEECGRTSVKKDTCNPRWNETKYLLVNNLTEVLRMEIIDFNDFRTDKTIGSVSMNLDTVSAKPEQKGIHGEVLEGRKKKGTLIYDARWFPVLEGKTLEDGTTEPPPDSPSGILRVVINQCKDLDPKLSMVGQLSPYVELAFNGKLLHNTNVIKRSNNPVWDDAFEFLVTDKDSGKVSFTVKDSRGMSSDPVIGKIQKTVDDLVESTEDGEDWHDFADAGRMRITALWKPLGLSGVGGGSGYVEPIGVLRFHIIKATDLRNLETVGKVDPYVRILVGGYARCRTRTITANLDPVWDEYIYAPVHSSHERITVECMDSEKVSHDRSLGKFEHRASSIIKTDDDGNYVPYVDEKGHVGELQLGKKSPKGRVEFYCSFYPCLPVMSPAEQKKKAEIDEKKAAQAKEKGVAASVKSGASKQEGGGGWWGGGAAKEDPQADLKAASNDNDDTAKGSDSGAIDSTGLDGSEGDSTLKADTPKAMTPEEQKAKIKADTKAKAAAAKDKTKAAKAADKAGAQSDNVNPKSKGVDEDTTEEADHPVGGVDESSGGDAFEGKLDWPFDKIVSHDTGLLPFTMKSYKVIGEKECYLQVLFDEFAIPKWSSGKIKENNPECNETSDAMIRELYKSKITVRLTSRKSIETDEERKEHLLGSHTMNTFDFLKSSYGKDYTMAFDTKRGHCECVMSAWYLPLEFSIDPCESLDNMGYLKVSVLDAHDLPAADRSGKSDPYAVFDLEGKRVFKTKTQKKTLDPVWNEFFEMAISSLIKADFTVNVWDWDMGPADDDFLGKARVDLSDINPHEEAVKVLDLFGEDGEHAGSIRLAFNFSPEYIPKTWQGKSMMSGAVGTPGKIITSVAGAPIKGIGFVGHGVHRGASKLKRAIFGRHKDKGDEDSEGEMREDPNDGETHGSEHDLNESEPGVSHFGGPSSARNPHAADTDTGATSGHPHLGGAMDGAHNAASAVGGAVGGAGHAVGGAFSGLKDKVAGHRAANASYDDDPNVDVDAVNEGQDQPRRSGLGARMKGMMASNHEDDPTSASPVDSADGQQGGHHSHNPFGRIERDFDKVGSKINPFNRGGNDKGNDGDHNLKAPAMPDARKSMERKSMDSHLSPSDTRGSIMSSRTGRTGRTGHSRANSTASNHGAAALFQGETFPGTLTILRARGFQGTDRLQVKVYLSGRKDRELWKKRIKPTEREDYDINQEVPFKAEPTAKLVISCKEDRTFGRSEHFGRWSVNVAEIKNGEQEIEFGENGFMKINLHFEQPDLSERLS comes from the coding sequence ATGACTCCACCTGACGAGCAAGTCACCCTACTGGACAAGAACCCCCTACAATGTCTAACACAGATGAGCGACCCACACTTTGCTTCTGGCAATCAGAACCAGGAGGTCGGGCACTCAGGCGGCCGTCCAGAAACATATTTGGACAATGACCAGTCCCAGAGTTCCAAGTCGCAGGGGTTTGTTGACGGTGTCATGAGTTCCGTCGGCATGGGCAATGGCGACGACTccaaaaccaacaacaacaacaacaacaacaacaacaacaacagcaaccaaGGCGCCCAACGAGCTTCCGAAGACTCCTCTAACCCTTCTCTCGGTGACATGCCCGGACGTGTCAGTCACAAGATCCGTGACCACATTGCTCCCAACGCTGCTGTGGTGGATGccaacaagaagcccgGTctgtccaagaaggaccgGCCCGCTGGAACCGCGTTCCCCGTCGCCGGAGTCGCCAATCAGAATGCTGTTGACCCCAAGAAAGCccaccaccagcagaaCTCGGTGCCCAACAAAGTGGACGACACCCATATCAATTCTCAGGAGCGAACTGCTGAGCAGAAGGCAGGCGCCATCGCCGTTCCCGACAACAAGCTACCAGGAAACGCAGCCTACCAGAAGAACTATACTCCCATGGACCGAAAGGCCACAGCTGACGAGTTTGATCTGATCCAAGGTGGTCCCGGTGTGCCTGGCCTGTCGAGCCGAATCGAGGCTGAGGGAGAAGACAAGGGCAAAGTGTCCGACTCAATTGATGGCGCGTACATCGAGAAGATGGCTGCCAAGAACATGGAGAAAAATCAAATTCCCgagcccaagaagctcgGATGGAAGCAGATGGGTGGATGGTCTGAGGAGATGGGTATTACTTCGGACGAGCAGGCCGACGACCTCATCACCAAGTCCACTCTACTGGAGGAGTACATTGCCAACAAGTTTTACGGCGACTGGTACCACAACATTGCCTGTATTGTGGTGACTGGTGTGCTGTCTTTCCTTGTGGCCAAGCTCGGTGGAGGAACCGCCTGGCTGATTCTCGTGCTTGCCGTCACCGGAACCTACTATCGAACCAGTATCCGACGACTGCGACGAAACGTGAGAGACGACATTActcgagaagctgctgtcAAGAGAATCGAGagtgaggaggagaccatGGAGTGGCTCAACCTGTTCATGGTCAAGTTCTGGGTCATCTACGAGCCCGTTCTGGCCGCCACCGTGGTCCAGATTGGTAACCAGGTGCTTGCTGGCTCCACTCCCGGCTTCATTGAGTCCATGGCCATTGAGTCATTCACTTTGGGAACCAAGCCCCCTCGAGTCGACCATGTTCGGACATTCCCCAAGACTGAGGACGACGTGTCTATCATGGACTGGAAGTTCTCTTTCACTCCCAACGATACCGAGGATCTGACTGCTCGACAGCTGAAGAACAAGGTCAACCCCAAGGTTGTTTTGTCTGTCCGAATTGGTAAGGGTGTTGTCTCCAAATCTCTGCCCATCTTGCTGGAGGACATGTCCTTCTCCGGCCACGTACGAATCCGAATCCGAATGATGACCCTCTTCCCCCATATCCAGACTGTCGATATTTCCTTCCTCGAGCCTCCGGACTTTGATTTCGTGCTTAAGCCCATTGGAGGAGAGACTCTCGGTTTCGATATCAACGTCATCCCCGGCCTTACCTCTTTCATCCACGAAATGGTCCATGCCAACATTGGTCCTATGATGTACGCCCCCAACGCCTTCCAGCTCAACGTGCAGCAGATGCTTTCTGGCTCTGCTCTGGACTCTGCTGTCGGTGTGCTGGCTATCACTGTCTACCGAGCCGGCAACCTCAAGGGCTCTGGTCGAATTGGCAACACAGTGGATCCCTACATTATTTTCTGGCTCAAGAACGAGGAATGTGGCCGAACCTCCGTCAAGAAGGATACCTGCAACCCCCGATGGAATGAGACCAAGTACCTGCTGGTCAACAACCTTACCGAAGTGCTGCGAATGGAGATTATCGATTTCAACGACTTCCGAACCGACAAGACCATTGGTTCTGTCTCCATGAACCTGGACACTGTCTCGGCCAAGCCCGAGCAGAAGGGTATCCATGGcgaggtgctggagggccgaaagaagaagggaaCTCTTATCTACGATGCCCGATGGTTCCCCGTGCTAGAGGGcaagactctggaggaTGGTACCACCGAACCTCCGCCCGACTCCCCCTCTGGTATTCTTCGAGTGGTCATCAACCAGTGTAAGGACCTGGATCCCAAGCTATCCATGGTTGGCCAACTGTCACCCTACGTCGAGCTGGCCTTCAATGGTAAGCTGCtgcacaacaccaacgTGATCAAGCGGTCCAACAACCCCGTTTGGGACGACGCCTTTGAGTTCCTCGTCACAGACAAGGACTCGGGTAAGGTTTCATTCACTGTCAAGGACTCTCGAGGCATGTCTTCTGATCCTGTTATTGGCAAGATCCAGAAGACTGTCGACGATCTGGTTGAGAGCACTGAGGATGGAGAGGACTGGCACGACTTTGCCGACGCTGGTCGAATGCGAATCACTGCTCTCTGGAAACCTCTTGGTCTGTCtggtgttggtggcggCTCCGGCTACGTTGAACCCATTGGTGTGCTCCGATTCCACATCATCAAGGCTACTGACCTGCGAAACCTCGAGACCGTCGGCAAGGTAGATCCATACGTCCGAATTCTGGTCGGAGGATATGCCCGATGTCGAACTCGAACAATTACTGCCAACCTGGACCCTGTTTGGGACGAGTACATCTACGCTCCGGTCCACTCATCTCACGAGCGAATTACCGTTGAGTGTATGGACTCTGAGAAAGTGTCTCATGATCGATCTCTCGGTAAGTTTGAGCACCGTGCTTCTTCTATCATCAAGACCGATGACGATGGTAATTACGTTCCTTatgtcgacgagaagggCCATGTTGGTGAGCTTCAGCTGGGAAAGAAGTCTCCTAAGGGTAGAGTGGAGTTCTACTGCTCCTTCTACCCCTGTCTCCCCGTCATGTCTCCCGccgagcagaagaagaaggccgagattgacgagaagaaggctgcACAGGCTAAAGAGAAAGGTGTTGCTGCTTCCGTCAAGTCCGGCGCCTCCAAGCAGgagggtggtggagggtggtggggtggtggagctgCCAAGGAAGATCCTCAGGCTGATCTCAAGGCTGCGTccaacgacaacgacgacaCCGCCAAGGGTTCCGACAGTGGGGCCATTGACAGCACTGGTCTGGACGGCTCTGAGGGAGACAGCACTCTTAAGGCTGACACCCCTAAGGCCATGACTcccgaggagcagaaggccaagatcaaggcCGACACtaaggccaaggctgctgctgccaaggacaagaccaaggccgCTAAGGCTGCCGATAAGGCAGGTGCCCAGAGCGACAATGTTAATCCCAAGTCCAAGGGCGTTGACGAAGACACCACCGAGGAGGCTGATCACCCTGTTGGCGGTGTCGATGAATCTTCCGGTGGTGATGCTTTTGAGGGCAAGCTTGACTGGCCTTTTGACAAGATTGTCTCCCACGACACTGGTCTGCTGCCCTTTACCATGAAGTCTTACAAGGTAATTGGCGAGAAGGAGTGCTACCTGCAGGTGCTGTTTGACGAGTTTGCCATTCCCAAGTGGTCGTCTGGtaagatcaaggagaacaaTCCCGAATGCAACGAGACTTCGGACGCCATGATTCGAGAGCTGTACAAGTCCAAGATTACCGTACGTTTGACTTCTCGAAAGAGCATTGAGACTGACGAGGAGCGAAAGGAGCATCTCCTGGGGTCGCATACCATGAACACCTTTGACTTCTTGAAGAGTTCTTACGGAAAGGACTACACCATGGCGTTTGACACGAAGCGAGGCCATTGTGAGTGTGTCATGTCCGCCTGGTACCTGCCTTTGGAGTTCTCCATTGACCCCTGTGAGTCCCTGGACAACATGGGCTACCTCAAAGTGTCTGTTCTGGACGCCCACGATCTGCCTGCAGCCGATCGAAGTGGTAAGTCTGATCCTTACGCTGTCTTCGACCTCGAGGGCAAGCGTGTcttcaagaccaagacccAAAAGAAGACTCTGGACCCGGTCTGGAACGAGTTCTTTGAGATGGCGATATCGTCTCTGATCAAGGCCGACTTCACTGTCAACGTTTGGGATTGGGATATGGGTCCTGCTGATGACGATTTCCTCGGAAAGGCTCGGGTCGACCTTTCCGACATTAATCCTCACGAGGAGGCCGTCAAGGTGCTAGACCTCTTTGGTGAGGATGGAGAGCACGCTGGATCCATCCGTCTTGCCTTCAACTTCTCGCCAGAGTACATTCCCAAGACCTGGCAGGGTAAGAGTATGATGAGTGGTGCCGTCGGTACCCCTGGTAAGATCATCACCTCTGTCGCTGGTGCCCCCATCAAGGGTATTGGCTTTGTGGGCCATGGTGTGCACCGAGGAGCTTCCAAGCTCAAGCGAGCCATCTTTGGCCGACACAAGGACAAGGGTGACGAGGACTCTGAGGGAGAGATGCGAGAAGACCCCAATGATGGCGAGACTCACGGTTCTGAGCACGACCTCAACGAGAGCGAGCCTGGAGTGTCTCATTTTGGcggtccttcttctgctcgAAACCCCCATGCTGCTGAcactgacactggtgcCACTTCTGGCCACCCTCATCTCGGTGGTGCTATGGACGGTGCTCACAATGCTGCTAGTGCCGTTGGAGGCGCTGTTGGAGGTGCAGGTCATGCTGTTGGCGGGGCCTTCAGCGgtctcaaggacaaggtggCAGGTCATCGAGCTGCCAACGCCAGCTACGATGACGATCCCAacgttgatgttgatgcCGTCAACGAGGGCCAAGACCAGCCTCGACGGTCTGGACTCGGTGCTCGGATGAAGGGCATGATGGCTTCCAACCACGAGGACGATCCCACCTCTGCTTCTCCCGTGGACTCTGCTGATGGTCAGCAGGGTGGACATCACAGCCACAATCCTTTTGGCCGAATCGAGAGAGACTTCGACAAGGTTGGCTCCAAGATCAACCCCTTTAACCGAGGAGGCAACGACAAGGGTAACGATGGTGATCACAATCTCAAGGCTCCTGCCATGCCCGATGCTCGAAAGTCCATGGAGCGGAAGTCTATGGACTCGCATCTGTCTCCTTCGGACACTCGAGGCAGCATCATGAGCTCTCGAACCGGCCGAACCGGTCGAACTGGCCACTCTCGAGCCAACAGCACTGCTTCCAACcatggagctgctgctctcttCCAGGGCGAGACCTTCCCCGGTACTCTAACCATCCTTCGAGCTCGAGGCTTTCAGGGCACCGACCGACTCCAGGTCAAGGTGTATCTGTCTGGCCGAAAGGACCGAGAACTGTGGAAGAAGCGAATCAAACCCACTGAACGAGAGGACTATGACATTAACCAGGAGGTGCCCTTCAAGGCCGAGCCCACGGCCAAGCTGGTCATCTCTTGTAAGGAGGATAGAACCTTTGGCCGATCGGAGCATTTTGGACGATGGTCGGTCAACGTGGCGGAGATCAAGAACGGAGAGCAGGAGATTGAGTTTGGCGAGAACGGTTTCATGAAGATCAATCTTCACTTTGAGCAGCCCGACTTGTCTGAGCGACTGAGTTGA
- a CDS encoding uncharacterized protein (Compare to YALI0E31262g, weakly similar to uniprot|P53096 Saccharomyces cerevisiae YGL194c HOS2 putative histone deacetylase) — translation MYMYCIYWCSSNYCMAAILIYNRDITRKPNSKLLGDTSFETVQYTVGMPGICIHPLASKVCSGRPSNEGRAALVDSLLVALQLHKSYKLIPITPATAAELQRYHSLEYVSAVLKKGQSEKTLDKMGLIHDCPIFPGLDAYVKLVAGSTLSCARQLMSGQHQLCINWYGGRHHGKRSAASGFCYVNDVVLGIQEMRKQYQKIMYIDVDLHHGDAVSAAFLHSKNVLCVSLHHYDTGFFPGTGALSDCGSGPGEYHTANVPLRKGFGDQSLDRVFHSIVEGYYEAYQPTAVVLLLGCDGLATDEHKKWNLSVPGLGEIVRKVASWKKPTLVLGGGGYNHTDTARCWTYSTAVCSGMTKEEILALELPSKLSEKHLVQFETDGYTLWNDENLRGRTMVDENDDEYLKELESTHQERIGKLRPAIATE, via the coding sequence atgtacatgtactgtatatattgGTGTTCAAGTAACTACTGTATGGCTGCGATTTTGATTTACAATAGGGACATAACGCGTAAACCTAACTCGAAATTACTTGGAGACACGTCGTTTGAaactgtacaatacacTGTCGGCATGCCAGGAATTTGCATTCATCCATTGGCCAGTAAAGTATGTTCTGGGAGACCCTCCAATGAAGGCCGGGCTGCTCTGGTCGACTCATTGTTGGTGGCCCTTCAATTGCACAAGTCATACAAGCTGATACCCATAACCCCTGCCACAGCCGCTGAACTTCAGAGATACCACAGTCTGGAGTATGTTTCGGCGGTGTTGAAGAAGGGTCAAAGCGAAAAGACGTTGGACAAGATGGGACTTATTCACGACTGCCCCATCTTTCCTGGTCTTGACGCGTATGTCAAACTTGTTGCTGGTTCTACATTGAGTTGTGCGAGGCAACTTATGTCTGGACAACACCAACTGTGCATCAACTGGTATGGAGGAAGACATCATGGTAAGCGGTCGGCTGCATCTGGGTTCTGCTATGTCAATGATGTGGTTCTGGGCATCCAGGAGATGCGGAAGCAGTATCAGAAGATTATGTATATTGATGTTGATCTTCACCATGGCGACGCAGTCAGTGCAGCCTTTCTCCACAGCAAGAATGTTCTCTGTGTCTCCTTACATCATTACGATACAGGATTTTTTCCTGGTACAGGTGCACTTTCTGACTGTGGGTCTGGCCCTGGCGAGTATCATACTGCCAATGTGCCTTTGAGAAAGGGGTTTGGAGACCAGTCTCTGGACCGAGTGTTCCATAGTATTGTTGAAGGATACTATGAGGCCTATCAGCCTACTGCGGTGGTCCTGTTACTTGGATGTGATGGACTGGCTACTGATGAACATAAAAAATGGAACCTGAGTGTTCCTGGTCTGGGTGAGATTGTTCGCAAGGTCGCTTCGTGGAAGAAGCCCACTCTGGTTTTAGGGGGAGGAGGGTACAATCACACAGATACTGCGCGATGCTGGACCTACTCGACGGCTGTATGTTCGGGTATGACGAAAGAGGAGATCTTGGCTTTAGAACTACCTTCAAAGCTGTCAGAGAAGCATCTTGTACAGTTTGAGACGGACGGATACACGCTATGGAACGACGAGAACCTCAGGGGCCGTACCATGGTGGACGAAAATGACGACGAGTATTTGAAAGAGTTAGAGAGCACTCATCAGGAGAGGATTGGTAAACTGAGACCCGCTATAGCTACAGAATAA
- a CDS encoding uncharacterized protein (Compare to YALI0E31218g, weakly similar to uniprot|Q07549 Saccharomyces cerevisiae YDL123w similarity to hypothetical protein) — translation MAPPLNNPNYQPQQQNPNYQTRNNDEPSNACLYVLAVFFPFVAVGIKRGGCSGEMWLCLLLSYFFYIPGLIYAIYIIQQDSDKRRAQDVEHMGQGYATQYQQPQPIQPHYNQQPLHQQQAYPTEGTYPQVAPAKHEPAPMTQPPVNQHSGVAPQMHSGISPQAPPPTYAEGPSQPLHEKAQYVPPN, via the coding sequence ATGGCACCGCCTCTTaacaaccccaactaccagccccagcagcagaaccCCAATTACCAGACCAGAAATAATGACGAACCGTCCAATGCGTGTCTCTACGTCCTTGCCGTCTTCTTCCCCTTCGTCGCCGTGGGAATCAAAagaggaggctgctcgGGAGAGATGTGGCTATGTTTACTCCTGTCCTACTTCTTCTACATCCCAGGGTTGATCTATGCCATCTACATCATCCAGCAGGACTCAGACAAAAGGCGAGCCCAGGACGTTGAGCATATGGGACAGGGCTATGCTACACAGTACCAGCAACCCCAACCCATCCAGCCACACTACAACCAGCAGCCCctgcaccagcagcaggcttaCCCTACTGAAGGCACATACCCCCAAGTCGCTCCTGCTAAGCATGAGCCTGCGCCCATGACTCAGCCTCCTGTCAACCAACATTCTGGCGTTGCTCCTCAGATGCATTCCGGTATTTCTCCCCAGGCCCCTCCTCCTACCTACGCTGAGGGTCCCTCACAGCCTCTCCATGAGAAGGCTCAGTATGTTCCTCCCAACTAA
- a CDS encoding uncharacterized protein (Compare to YALI0E31240g, no similarity), whose protein sequence is MTARQAFTQAMMKCGEMDIEDAYMLIRQYPEYMDVEAVEWERNKPMMLMKLIQEIQTNISEFGFQLDVVKNSLNEETRCLVWSSKDDSTALQDTSGIDVENLLVVKFIREFISYLFERQLIGGVDDKGVYALEDDLSMILARLGSINQANTAISLLVEEKWLWKAHGNKYYCTMRFYQEFKDYLELNRPFEEMNERLQWAKSKAG, encoded by the coding sequence ATGACGGCACGACAAGCATTCACCCAGGCTATGATGAAATGTGGTGAGATGGATATTGAAGATGCTTACATGCTGATTCGCCAATATCCAGAATACATGGATGTGGAAGCCGTTGAGTGGGAGAGGAACAAGCCTATGATGCTCATGAAACTGATTCAAGAGATCCAGACCAACATCTCGGAGTTTGGATTCCAGTTGGATGTCGTCAAGAACTCTCTGAACGAAGAAACGCGATGCTTGGTGTGGTCGTCAAAGGACGACTCCACTGCTCTGCAGGACACTTCGGGTATTGATGTGGAGAACCTACTTGTGGTCAAGTTCATTCGGGAGTTCATCAGCTATCTGTTTGAGCGGCAATTGATTGGTGGAGTGGATGACAAGGGTGTGTATGCTCTCGAAGACGATTTGTCTATGATTTTGGCTCGTCTAGGATCCATCAACCAGGCCAACACTGCCATCAGTttgctggtggaggagaagtgGCTGTGGAAGGCCCATGGCAACAAGTACTACTGCACCATGCGGTTTTACCAGGAGTTCAAAGACTATCTTGAGCTAAACCGGCCTTTTGAGGAGATGAACGAGCGTCTTCAGTGGGCCAAGTCGAAGGCTGGTTAG